Proteins encoded by one window of Maliibacterium massiliense:
- a CDS encoding EAL domain-containing protein yields MNHREDAMATELEYSLLMNSMDVSVSKHLLDEHFTVVWANNRYYEMFGYTKEEYEALYHNQCDLFYRDDPQDWQALVQYVTQEFSSGKTKYEYVCRMRHKSGKRLWIKLVGNQTQERINGYQVSYSVMMDITEQMQLQQEQTVTYSNIPGLIAKFRVTKQGFELINANQKYFEIFQGKRAFPFCELRKENGLASLVDMHPALRRGEPVCFQFSPATRGGKVAHMRVTGACVDWERGDPIYLLIYDDITQLTEQQELLRQQNAQLEQLAYGDMVTGGMNRMRFDMVTREAIARAPAGSYALVWLNVEKFKLINDMAGNESGDRTLKYMHGVMQAHLKQGEYLARITSDNYALLLHDAPDAAIAQRLNDMARDINSFNDSRRYKYIISFTAGVYRIDDAQMEITRIEDRANVARKGIRKNDATGLCACRFYSDTERRQLMAEKDIENKMRSALESGQFEVYLQPKLSLRDNTVCGAEALVRWNDPRQGMIMPDAFIPIFEKNGFITQMDLYVFEQVCKLLRGWIDQGFEAVPISVNVSRAHFTVPDFVEHYAQISRRYGVPPCLIELEVTETIVFEDPETFSQIVQTIHSKGFTCSMDDFGSGYSSMNVLKDIDVDTIKMDRAFFASPMMDNPKERDVVATVIELAKKLQMTALAEGVETEAQRLFLQKSACDLIQGYVFSKPLPAPDFARLVYGDGASEAAEK; encoded by the coding sequence ATGAACCATCGTGAGGACGCCATGGCTACGGAGCTGGAATACAGCCTGCTGATGAATTCCATGGATGTCAGCGTCAGCAAGCATCTGCTGGACGAACACTTCACCGTGGTGTGGGCAAACAACCGCTACTACGAAATGTTCGGCTACACCAAGGAGGAGTACGAGGCGCTCTACCACAATCAGTGCGACCTGTTCTACAGGGACGACCCGCAGGATTGGCAGGCGCTGGTGCAGTACGTTACCCAGGAGTTCAGCAGCGGCAAGACCAAGTACGAATACGTCTGCCGCATGCGCCACAAGAGCGGCAAAAGACTGTGGATCAAGCTGGTGGGCAACCAGACGCAGGAACGAATCAACGGCTATCAGGTCTCCTATTCAGTCATGATGGACATCACCGAGCAGATGCAGCTGCAGCAGGAGCAGACCGTCACCTACAGCAACATCCCCGGGCTGATCGCCAAATTTCGGGTGACCAAGCAGGGCTTTGAACTGATCAACGCCAACCAGAAATACTTTGAGATCTTCCAGGGCAAGCGCGCGTTCCCGTTTTGCGAACTTAGAAAGGAAAACGGGCTGGCAAGCCTGGTGGATATGCATCCGGCGCTGCGCCGGGGCGAGCCGGTGTGCTTTCAATTCTCCCCTGCCACGCGCGGCGGCAAGGTGGCGCATATGCGGGTGACCGGCGCGTGCGTGGACTGGGAGCGGGGCGACCCCATCTACCTGCTGATCTATGACGATATCACCCAGTTGACCGAGCAGCAGGAGCTGCTGCGCCAGCAGAACGCGCAGCTGGAGCAGCTGGCCTACGGCGATATGGTCACCGGCGGGATGAACCGCATGCGTTTTGATATGGTGACGCGCGAAGCCATCGCGCGCGCGCCCGCGGGCAGCTACGCGCTGGTGTGGCTCAACGTGGAAAAATTCAAGCTGATCAACGACATGGCGGGCAACGAGTCGGGCGACCGGACGCTCAAATACATGCACGGCGTCATGCAGGCGCATCTGAAGCAGGGGGAATACCTCGCCCGCATCACGTCGGATAACTACGCGCTGCTGCTGCACGACGCGCCCGATGCGGCAATCGCCCAGCGCCTCAACGACATGGCAAGGGACATCAACAGCTTCAACGACAGCCGTAGGTACAAGTACATCATCTCCTTTACCGCGGGCGTCTACCGCATCGACGACGCGCAGATGGAGATCACGCGCATTGAGGACCGCGCCAACGTGGCGCGCAAGGGCATCCGCAAAAACGACGCCACGGGCCTGTGCGCGTGCCGCTTTTACAGCGATACGGAGCGCCGGCAGCTGATGGCGGAAAAGGATATCGAAAACAAGATGCGCTCCGCCCTGGAGAGCGGGCAGTTTGAGGTGTACCTGCAGCCCAAGCTCTCTCTGCGCGACAACACCGTATGCGGCGCGGAGGCGCTGGTGCGCTGGAACGACCCACGCCAGGGGATGATCATGCCCGACGCGTTTATCCCCATCTTTGAAAAAAACGGCTTCATCACCCAAATGGACCTCTACGTGTTTGAACAGGTGTGCAAGCTGCTGCGCGGCTGGATCGACCAGGGCTTCGAGGCGGTGCCCATCTCGGTAAACGTCTCGCGGGCGCACTTTACCGTGCCCGATTTTGTGGAGCATTACGCGCAGATCAGCCGCCGGTATGGCGTGCCTCCGTGCCTCATTGAGCTGGAGGTCACCGAGACCATCGTCTTTGAAGATCCCGAGACATTCTCACAGATTGTGCAGACCATCCACAGCAAGGGCTTTACCTGCTCCATGGATGACTTTGGCAGCGGGTATTCCTCCATGAACGTGCTGAAGGACATCGATGTGGACACCATCAAGATGGACAGGGCGTTTTTCGCCTCGCCCATGATGGACAACCCCAAGGAGCGCGACGTGGTCGCCACGGTGATCGAGCTTGCCAAAAAGCTCCAGATGACCGCGCTTGCCGAGGGGGTGGAGACGGAGGCGCAGCGCCTGTTCCTGCAAAAGAGTGCCTGCGACCTGATACAGGGGTACGTGTTCTCCAAGCCGCTGCCCGCGCCCGATTTTGCGCGCCTGGTCTACGGGGACGGCGCATCAGAGGCGGCGGAGAAGTAA